A genomic region of Chondrinema litorale contains the following coding sequences:
- a CDS encoding alpha-N-arabinofuranosidase, with amino-acid sequence MNTNKSLLLAFFMFLSAPFLFAQDEAVEVKIDATKAEHTISRHIYGHFAEHLGRCIYGGFYVGEDNSKIENTDGIRSDVVAALKDLNIPNLRWPGGCFADTYHWKDGIGPKAERPSFVNRWWGGVVEDNSFGTHDFLNLCEMLDTEPYLAANVGSGTVQELIDWVYYVNHKEGSPMAALRKENGREEPWAVKYWGVGNEMWGCGGNMKPEYYANLYTQYSTFMTDWTNGDGLFRIASGANVADYHWTETLMKEVPHHLLEGVALHSYSFVEWNDKGAASDFTEAQYFSTMQTALKMNELVEKHSAIMDKYDEAKRIALIVDEWGGWYNVEEGTNPGFLYQQNTMRDAMIAGATLNIFNNHCERVRMANLAQTINVLQAVILTDDEKMLLTPTYHVMRMYKVHQDALMLPVDFKNVDYEFEAEKLPALSVSASKAKDGAVHISLVNIDPNNAHDLTLSLSGVEFKSITGEILKSEKLQDHNTFDNPESVTPSEYKEFKKKKDQITTSLPPFSVVVLELK; translated from the coding sequence ATGAATACCAACAAATCATTGCTACTAGCATTCTTCATGTTTCTTTCAGCGCCATTTTTGTTTGCGCAAGATGAAGCTGTCGAGGTAAAAATTGATGCAACAAAAGCCGAACATACCATTAGCAGACATATATACGGCCACTTCGCCGAGCATTTAGGTCGCTGTATTTATGGTGGTTTTTATGTAGGAGAAGACAACAGTAAAATAGAAAATACCGATGGTATTAGAAGCGATGTTGTAGCCGCATTAAAAGATTTAAACATTCCTAACTTAAGATGGCCGGGAGGTTGTTTTGCAGATACTTACCACTGGAAAGACGGCATCGGTCCAAAAGCAGAAAGACCATCATTTGTAAACCGTTGGTGGGGTGGAGTAGTAGAAGATAACAGCTTTGGAACGCACGATTTTTTAAATCTTTGTGAAATGCTAGACACTGAACCTTATTTGGCTGCAAATGTGGGTAGTGGTACAGTGCAAGAATTAATCGATTGGGTATATTATGTAAATCACAAAGAAGGTAGCCCAATGGCTGCTTTAAGAAAAGAGAATGGAAGAGAAGAACCTTGGGCTGTAAAATATTGGGGAGTTGGTAACGAAATGTGGGGTTGCGGTGGAAACATGAAACCAGAATATTATGCTAACCTATATACCCAGTATAGTACTTTTATGACTGACTGGACAAACGGTGATGGTTTGTTTAGAATTGCTTCTGGCGCCAACGTAGCAGATTACCACTGGACAGAAACTTTAATGAAAGAAGTGCCGCATCACTTGCTAGAAGGAGTTGCTTTGCACTCATATTCTTTTGTAGAATGGAATGATAAAGGAGCAGCGTCAGACTTTACTGAAGCACAGTATTTTTCTACCATGCAAACCGCATTAAAAATGAATGAGCTGGTAGAGAAGCACTCAGCCATTATGGATAAGTATGATGAAGCAAAAAGAATTGCTCTAATAGTTGATGAGTGGGGTGGATGGTACAATGTAGAAGAAGGAACTAATCCAGGTTTTCTTTATCAGCAAAATACCATGAGAGATGCGATGATTGCCGGAGCTACGCTTAACATTTTTAATAACCATTGTGAGCGTGTGAGAATGGCGAATTTGGCACAAACTATCAATGTGTTGCAAGCTGTAATTCTTACAGATGACGAGAAAATGTTGCTAACACCAACTTACCATGTAATGAGAATGTACAAGGTACACCAAGATGCTTTAATGTTGCCTGTAGATTTTAAAAATGTAGATTATGAGTTTGAAGCTGAGAAACTACCTGCATTATCAGTTTCTGCATCTAAAGCGAAAGATGGGGCTGTACATATTTCACTTGTAAACATTGATCCAAATAATGCACATGACTTAACATTGAGTTTAAGTGGTGTTGAGTTTAAATCAATCACTGGTGAAATATTAAAATCAGAGAAGCTTCAAGACCACAACACTTTTGATAATCCAGAAAGTGTAACACCATCAGAATACAAAGAATTTAAAAAGAAAAAAGACCAAATAACTACGAGTTTACCACCATTCTCAGTAGTTGTTCTTGAATTGAAATAA